Proteins from a single region of Persephonella sp.:
- the flgL gene encoding flagellar hook-associated protein FlgL — MRIPDIAFFDTFIKYDRIREKDLERYTKELASGKKILTPSDNTVDNVRSLRFKRLSEDIQTFNRNIDLVKTSLDIAESTLGDIVETSKEVRVDIVNILNTGVLDYEDAQIFKDYFQSMRNYIIKQANVSIGDSRIFGGVKSQIDPFDQRGIYQGEFVDTTVPVAPGVELNTTFIGKDYLGTIQSGVWVDSNSNNTVDPDEVSYKIGVVKAIDDILQIIDQGDLSKLPAYYSDMGYTSPTDNIVGAGETGNLTISYGSSSFTVAYDSSMTLNDLVNAINTNPSNTDPDGNKLVEAFVFQDRDGVYRLGLSGKDPDINISVSDSSGSLSKRIGETRRILDTFDLGFNKVSQHRSIVGTQINVADDLKMIGQQQYVELQNLISKLEDADYAGAITELEKARTAYQALLASIAQNKDLSLLKYFD, encoded by the coding sequence ATGAGAATTCCTGATATAGCCTTTTTTGATACATTTATAAAATACGACAGGATAAGAGAAAAGGATCTTGAAAGATATACAAAAGAGCTTGCCTCTGGCAAAAAAATTCTAACTCCTTCTGACAATACCGTTGATAATGTAAGATCTCTCCGTTTCAAAAGATTAAGTGAGGACATTCAGACTTTCAACAGAAACATAGATCTTGTAAAAACCAGTTTAGACATCGCAGAATCCACATTGGGAGACATTGTAGAAACCAGTAAAGAGGTAAGGGTTGACATAGTCAACATTCTCAATACAGGTGTTCTTGATTATGAAGATGCCCAGATTTTTAAGGACTATTTCCAGTCAATGAGAAATTACATAATAAAACAGGCAAATGTATCTATAGGAGATTCAAGAATATTTGGAGGTGTAAAATCCCAGATAGATCCATTTGATCAAAGGGGTATATATCAGGGTGAGTTTGTTGATACAACCGTCCCTGTAGCTCCCGGTGTTGAACTTAATACAACATTTATTGGAAAAGATTATCTTGGAACTATTCAATCAGGCGTATGGGTAGACTCCAACTCAAATAATACCGTTGATCCTGACGAAGTCAGCTATAAAATAGGTGTTGTGAAAGCGATAGACGATATTCTCCAGATAATTGATCAGGGAGATCTTTCCAAACTGCCGGCATATTACTCTGATATGGGATATACCTCCCCAACAGATAACATAGTAGGAGCAGGAGAAACTGGAAACCTTACCATTAGCTACGGTTCATCTTCTTTTACCGTGGCTTACGACAGCAGTATGACCCTTAACGATCTTGTTAATGCTATAAACACAAATCCATCTAATACGGATCCAGACGGAAATAAACTGGTTGAGGCATTTGTATTTCAGGATAGAGACGGTGTTTACAGATTAGGGCTATCTGGAAAAGACCCTGATATAAACATATCTGTATCTGATTCTTCCGGTTCTTTAAGTAAAAGAATAGGTGAAACAAGAAGAATATTAGACACCTTTGATCTTGGATTTAACAAAGTGTCCCAACATAGATCAATAGTAGGAACCCAGATAAATGTTGCCGATGATTTAAAGATGATTGGTCAACAGCAGTATGTAGAGCTTCAAAACCTCATTTCTAAACTGGAAGATGCCGATTATGCAGGAG